The Gemmatimonas phototrophica region GCCCGCCGAGGCCGCCCAACACGGAGCCTTCCCCCTTGCGCTGACCGCCGAGGCTGGGCGCGGAGGAGATAATCCGATCGGCCAGCCGTGAGAACGGCAGGGTCTGCAGAATGACGCGCCCGGGGCCGGTCATCTGCACAAAGAACAATCCTTCGCCACCGAACAGTGCCGTCTTGATGCCGGGTACCCGCTGAATGTCGTAGTCCACGGAGGGCTGGAAGGCGACCAGGCAGCCGGTATCCACGCGTAGGATCTCGCCCGGCGCCAGGTCAATGGCGTGCAGCGTGCCGGAGGCATGCAGGAAGGCCAATCCATCGCCCTGCAGTTTTTGCAGAATGAAGCCTTCACCGCCAAAGAAGCCGGCGCCGATTTTCCGGGTAAAGGCGACCGAAATATCGATCCCGCGGGCGGCACAGAGAAAACTGTCTTTCTGCGCCATGACGGTGCCGCCCCAGTCGCGCAGGTTGAGCGGCACGATCTTGCCAGGATACGGTGCAGCAAACCCCACGTCGGCCCGACGTGCTCCGCTGTTGCCGAATAGCGTGACAAAGAACGAATCGCCGGCCAGCACGCGCTTCCCCGCCCCGACCAACTTGTCGAACAGCGAGCCGCTCTTCGAATTGGGATCGAGGGTGGTGGCCATGGTGATGCCTTCGCGCATGAACATCATGGCGCCAGCCTCGGCGAACACGGCTTCGCCGGGATCCAATGTGACAATCACGGCCTGCAGGTCATCTCCAATGATCTGATAGTCGATCTCATCGGCGGCCATCACTTTCCTCCAGGGTTGCCGGCGGGCGCTGCGGCCCGAGCGGGTTGGGTAGACATCTTCACCTGATCACGTCCCTTCTCCAGGAAGGGGATACCACGCACCATCCAAGACGGCGCATCAGCCCCCTGAAGTTTCACGGCAAAGAACTCCTGCATCTTGCGGTCAATGTCCTTCTGATTGGCTCGCTTGGTGGGATTATGCTCGTCCCCGTTGTACACGACCATGTAGGCTTCCTTCTGCAGGCGACGCATCGCGACGTAGAACTCGATGCCCTGATACCAGGGCACCGCACCGTCGTTGTCGTTGGCCATGAAGAGCACCGGCGTGGTCACCCGATCGAGCCGGAACAGCGGCGAGTTCTCAATGAACCGCTCGGGGTATTGCCAGAGTGATCCGCCAATGCGGCTCTGCGTATGTTCGTACTGGAACGTACGCGCGAGACCGCTTTGCCACCGAATCCCACCGTAGGCACTGGTCATGTTCACCACCGTGGCGTTGGGCACGGCGGCGGCAAACATGTTTGTCACGGTGATGAGATAGTTGGTCTGATACCCGCCCCAGGACTGCCCGGTAATGCCCATGCGCTTGGGATCGACAAACCCCTTGGCCACCAGCGACTGCACCCCGGGGATGATGGCCTTGGCGGCGCTGGGGCCCGGCTGGCCGTCGGTGTACACGATGTCCGGCATGAAGACGAGATAGCCAAGCGAGTTGTACACCAGCGGGTTGATGGTATTGCGGCCGCTGGGAGCCTGATAGTTGTGTAGCCCGTCCGTGAGCTTTTCGTAGTAGTACACGATGAGCGGGTACTGCTTGGCCGGATCGAAGTTTTCCGGCTTGTACAGCAGCCCGCGCAGCGGAATGCCGTCGGTATTCAGCCAGGAGACCAACTCCACCGTACCACGCGGATATTCGCCGTCCTGCGGATTGGCGTTGGAGATTTTGGTGGTGCCCGCAATGCTCGCCCCCGTCCACAGATCGGGGAACTCGCGGAAGGTGCTTTGCGTGAGCAGATACTGTTCCGTATCCCTCGCCTTCTGCAGGCCGCCAAAATTGCGGTCGGCCATGACGATGCGTTCGGGGGCCGCGACCACG contains the following coding sequences:
- a CDS encoding TIGR00266 family protein codes for the protein MAADEIDYQIIGDDLQAVIVTLDPGEAVFAEAGAMMFMREGITMATTLDPNSKSGSLFDKLVGAGKRVLAGDSFFVTLFGNSGARRADVGFAAPYPGKIVPLNLRDWGGTVMAQKDSFLCAARGIDISVAFTRKIGAGFFGGEGFILQKLQGDGLAFLHASGTLHAIDLAPGEILRVDTGCLVAFQPSVDYDIQRVPGIKTALFGGEGLFFVQMTGPGRVILQTLPFSRLADRIISSAPSLGGQRKGEGSVLGGLGGLLDGDR